The genomic window TGGGTACGATTGAGATCGAGGCTGATTCGGGAGTGGACTTGGCCTTATCGAATCGAAATGCTGATTGGATTCTTTTTGTATATAGATATCTCGTTATCTGTATccaaacatatacatattacacAGAACAAGCTTGCATAATACTATAGCACCGACCATCAAGCTTTGCCTCTGCAAATATTCTTCAAACGAGCCCTAACTATAACGAAAAATAAAGACACGTAAGATGCATAACTGTCGGAACATGCGTCACGTATTATCGGCCGCGTAGCGCCAAAACAGTCAAATATTATTCGATTAAACATTCAATTAAGATGTGTCGGTATATGTCATACATTAAACGTGCGCTCGACGTATTTTCCGCAAGACACGAACCTTCCCTTAAACCAatcaaagattaaaaataaacgcaaaatgaacataaacaccaatgaagaaagaaaagcaCAGCTGCTGGTGTCACCCACGCTATGCGgctatatttttaaaccatttcCCAAAAATAAGGATCTCAATTCGTCAGCTTAGGTGTCATTCGGCATGTACATATGcctttttcctttttctttaaatatctaCAAATAAGTGCCTTTGCGTACAagaatatatgttttttttttgtatgcctAATCAATTACTTTTCGATTTTTACCCAGCAATTAAATCATgacgtattattttaaataagatcTTTTTTTGTGGTATGCCATCATTAATTACACTTATTTAAGACTGAAATGAAGCTATAACGTGGAAAGTAAATGCTTTATGATTTTTCGATGTgttgcacattttttttaatttccccAATATTTGTTTGCATCACCCAGCAAACATTGTTTGTAACACatgaatagaaaatatttaaattaaaaattcattcGCAAAAATGAGGACACATTTTTCATGCGACGCGTTCAGTTTGATTCGTAAACTAATCGAATATGTAGAATGCCAAACAAATAccatcaaataaacaattgactgttatttttttgaaaagcacgaaaaatatactcaaagttttgaataaatgaatcgTTTATGGaatgttgaaataaatatagcaaATGCAATTTAATCATTCTTTTATTAGTTGTTTTATCTAATTTGgaaagtaggtatttaatcaTGAATTATAAACTATGTATTTCTAACATGAAAAACAAATTGCGATGTCGCCTagtaaaaacaacaataattttccTGAAAAgtgacgttttattttagttatctTGTTTTGTtgcaaaagatttattttgcaattttatctGCACAAAAAGAagagaaaaattacaaattatggtATCTTAGCAATCAAAATGCAAACAGGTATACCTAAGCCAAAAAACAATGTACTTATGTACAAGTGACTTACAATAATAACCAATACAGTTCTCATATTTccattttctagttttcaatcGGAAGTACCGCTACTTTAGTCAATAAAAAGGTTTCCATACAAACATGCGGATATTAATTGCCACACAATCATTTGATGGGTTCATTTCAAAAAATTAATACCTTTACCATCGATCAATTAGGAATGCGTATAGGGTTAAAGCCCTTAAGCGCTTTTGTGATAATGAGTTTTCGATACAGGTACATAAACAGGGGtaaataggtatttgaaaaGTGCAATGTAGaacctttttcattaaaaataagcCTTTTAACGTTAAAACCACTGAGAGATAGTAATTATATCCGTGTTCTGGAATTCGTGGCGGCGAAGAACAGAGCTCCACATAGGTACAAGATAACCTATAATTATTTGCTTTCACTGTATCTAGATTCGATATTTTAAGGATTAACGTAAAATGTCTAGGTATTATTTTGGTGAAATTAGAGGCTCGATTATTTCGTGTAATGATTACAATAGGCGTATAACTGTGAAGAATCAAGATGCAATCATCATTGTACCATCTTATCCAACCATTTCAGGTTgcaaataagtacaaaaattacacaacaatacaaaaacattttccgAAACAACCACAACATATTAAGCTCAAAATAAACCTCTATTCAGATCACATCAATCGCTGTCCCAAAATATCTGTTAGCCGTTTAGAAAATTTGTAATACCTCCCCCCCTCCCACAGATAAGGGGAAGGTCAGTAATGAAACTAGTTCGAGCGGAAAGAGCGGTGATAACGTAATTTGAAGGCAGTATACGGGTGTAAGGCATATTTTGACTTTCTATCAATCTAAACACGTTTACGAGTGGTTAGTTACCTAATCTGTTTGTGGAAGGGgttcgtaatattttattcgtgTAGTACCATATAGTACGGTTATATTTGCAACTACATTTATGTTGGCGTAAAGGCAAGTAGCTGAGTTTTCTCTGGGATAAAAATCTGGGTTTGCATGTCTGATGTATGGAAGCCCCCGTTTCAcgaaaaaactgtaaaaataattttgataaaactggGCAAAAATATAGCTTACACAGAAGAATAACACATAGCCTTATTTTATTCGCCTGTGGGAgggatgtatttatttaagaaagtgGGTGAGACCACTGATTGAAACTACTAAATACGTACCTAATAACAAGAACGTATATTTTCTCTAACTGCCCATATCAAAGGACTTCAGTTTTCCTGATGTgccattaaataaaagtataatttcaTTCGTACTAAATAAACACATATTGAGTATTTCAGGACTCTTCAAACTACCCGTTCTTAACAAGTCTACTTGAACAAACAAGAAAAACTCGAAAGAAACagaaaagtatattaaaataataactcaaTATCGATATCGCGGACTGATACTTCGATCTCTAGGAATTCCAAGTTTCAATTACTTACAGTCacagttttgatttttttatcttgaaaatataatatgttaaaaATCAATGTCTTGTGATCTGTACTTAGAATTGAGTAGATGCTtgaaaagtaagtacttatatagTATAGAAGTTACCTTTTAATTTAGGTAGCGTCTCAAGTATGTTATatacaatatttactttagaGCCTGTCTCAAGTGTCAAAGTGCATATCTATCGATTTAGATATTTTGAAAGCGTAATAAGCAAATACACAAACTCACTACCTCATAAATCATCAGGAAGAATTTTGCACTTTAATCCGTTCTACTCaattttcatggttttattttaaaccctATTGTGAGTTTTAACTCTATTGAAAATTCGATTATAGAGTTTCTTGAATATGTGGGTGAACCACAATGAGGTACTTTTCTaactcttattaaaaaaatacaatagaaaaggtggtcgtggtggcctagtgggcaaagaaccaacctctcgagtatggggcgcgggttcgatcccaggtcaggcaagtaccaatgcaacttttctaagtttgtatgtactttctaagtatatcttagacgccaatgactgtgtttcggatggcacgttaaactgtaggtcccggctgtcattgaacatctttggcagtcgttacgggtagtcagaagccagtaagtctgacaccagtctaaccaaggagtattgggttgcccgggtaactgggttgagggggtcagatagggcagtcgctccttgtaaagcactggtactcagctacatccggttagactggaagccgaccccaacgtagattgggaaaaaggctcagaggatgaggATGACAATAGAAAAGGTGAACGCCCACATCTTCTCGCACCATATTTCCTGGAAGGAATTAACCTCTGACTTCTCAACTACAGGGGCATGAACCCACAAAACTGTTAAAAAAGGAAAAGTTCTTAGAAAACAAAAAGTTGGTGGTTTTCGTCTCAAAATAAATCCAGCATGTAGCAACTTTTTGAACGTTTCTCAAACAAGGAaggaaagtaaaatattattatgtcaaatattatatgaaaataacaatGTGTTATTTTACTTGCTAAGGGCAAGtcatattacatttttttcttttattttttactatttgacTCTCTTTTTACAAACTACATTAAATGTTTTGGTAGGACATCGGAAATATTGAGGTCGACCGCTGTTGATTTTTTGCGCGGAGGAAGGAAATGAGTCAGCTTTTCGGTATTTTGAGTCAACATTTTGGAATTCTGTCGGGACCATCGTATCAGGACCATCTTTCCCGTGATTGAAAAAGAATAGATTATTGAGAAAAAAAGATTAATGTATTTCTTCATAAACTGCcatttatatatatatgcaACCTAATTCATaatccaaggggtattggattgccgggataactgggttgaaaaggtcagatagacagtcgcttcttgtaaaacactggtactcaggttagactggaattcGACCCctacaaagttgggaaaaggcgaagaagatgatgataatgcACAATCCTTTGTAGGTAGATAGGCAGCCAACTGAGACTTAGCTATATTACGCAACGATTGCAATTTAAATCCCCTTACAAACGTATTCTGTAACAAAAAGCAAGAAACTAGAAGTGTCTCGGTAAACGATAAAATGTGTTGGAGTTTGCAACAAAGttaatcagaataaaataagGGGCGTTGGAAAAACAGTTTGCAACTTGCTCCCGTTAGTAAAACGCTATGTTGAATATTTTCGAAAAGATTTTACTGTATCtggaattttattaatttaagtagaAGCTTTCTGATGGTCTGTATAGCatgatcaaaaatatttatttaatactttatgtaaaatatacatTGTAAAAGTACATTTGTTAATTAATCGTTATCCCCAGAAAGCTTTAACTATAAAGCAAAACAGCAAGCTGATCGTCCGCATTCAATTATATAAAAGCCATTCTTTTGGAGCAcgtatcataaaaaaaaaaatacaacatacaacGCGTACACAAAACACCATATAAAATTGTGGCAAAATCTAGTTAAGTAGTGCAGAATTATTAAGGTATTTCAATGTATTTGCTTACATTCAAATTATCACGCACTACACAGTACAAACATAGGTCCAAATATGCTTTGCCCACAGGCATAtcgttaaaatttaatttatataaaaaacgaGTTATTGCctgcgacttcgtctgcgcaggattagtatttcgaacaatatgtttacaaattgtagcctatgtgttattctgatgtacaacctatattattgtaaagtttcattaaaatccattcagtagtttttacgtgaaagagtaacaaacatccatacatccatacatacaaactttcgcgtttataatattataagtaggatatatacttttcaaaacaaatgaaacgcAGTCATTCGGTTCAGCATaaatatattgcaaaaaatacattgcaacattaaaatttaacggCATCGTAAAATAttctgataatattttatttggatttaaATTCAGCATATTGCGATGATGTGTAACGATCCCTGAAACGTGTTTTGGCTttatattgtagtttttttatatctataacATGAAGTTGGTAAGTATTACTCTCTCACCTAAGTTCATTTTCTTGTCCATATCTTCACAAGAacctataattaaaatatttttaactgacccTGATACTATGTATCTCCTTTTAAAGCACTTGCCAAAACAccttttcaaagtaaaaaagaGAACCAATTAAACTAATGAAGTGTCATGTTTCtcctttttaataaactttgccTACTTTTAAAGCCATTGAAACAAGTACAAAGTGAAATTTAATCTTCAAATGCATCTTTGTCATCATAACTCTCCCGAAACATCTTATTTTATTAAGGCTGAATAAAAAGGGAGGCCAATGTTTTGTTtcaaagtttcaaaataattatatttgttacGAAATCCTCAACATTTCGCAAAGTGTTTTTGTCGATCGGTTTGAATTACAGTCATAAGATATTACGACCTTCGAATTTTTTCACGAACTCTCGAGTAAAACCTTTGATAACGTCTACTTACCTTAATTTTTACTTATCCTGAATTACCGCAATATCTTTGATCATCTCTTTGTACACAAGAAGCAATCAAGTTCAAGGGTAATTTTCATCATTAcgaactgtttatttattttccagatCCAAATAATAACTACAATTTGCCTGATATTTTTCGAAGAATCCAATTCCGTCCGTTTGCACAAGATATTCCAATTTATCGATGGCTTCCAAGCCGAGCATAACTTACGGGGGTACCTCCATGTTGGAAACGACTATGCCATATTCTTGAGACTGCCAAAACCTCACGACAAGTATCTCGTGTATGAATTATATGAAGCTAGGAATGTTCCTGAAGTGGACAGCTACAAACCTAGGATGCTCGCGATAACAAAGGTGCCTGTAGAGTATATGAAAGCTCAGCTGCAAATGTTTCGCAGTGAACTGTTTAAGTCGAAGTATGAAGATGATAAGATCGTACCAGGGACGCAGGTTAAAACGTTGCGAGAGTGGCAGATAGACAGGGCTTTGAGTTTCCATGATAACGGCGGCCAATTCCATGACAAAGTACCTGTGTTAAGGACCATACTCTGATTActgaaatacattatattttttggattcTTTTATTTCTGTTGTAGCATTTCGAACCGTTTGGTTTGCGTTGGGAATTCTAGGAAGGCATgcattttaatgaaatgaaaagccATGTCAGTTCCCAGATTATGTCTATGAAAAGTTTTACGTCATTTCAATCCGTTCCCCTTGAAATGGGCAACCCGAAATACTTATAACATTTCCATATTAAAAACCCGTACTATAGATAAGGAGAattggttttttatttaacagaaaataaaaaagtcattttttggAAGTTAAAGTTCTATGAAGTATTAATACCGGCTACATAATTTAACGTAATCTTCAAATAACAAGGTCTTATAAAACAGcagcaaaacattttttcatcATTACACTCGTTTCACAAATATCTGCCGTATTCCTTTCAGTAAAAAGGATATATATTTCCTTATCGGAAcagttttgataaataattcttAATATTCACTACTTGAGCCTCATTGGCGGTCATCCATCATCTGAATGGTTCCTGCCAGCGAGCTGTGCTAAGAGTTTTCCGTCCCCTACCACGAGAAGGCGAAGGTGAAATGAGATATCTGTGAGATCACAAAAagccaatatttaaataataaatccagTTTATACCTACAGTCTTTACTatgttctttattatgtgtgtgtacaaaaatttgtaaataaataaataaataaaaataaaataatattataattacgaaAATTACTCCTTCTGTCGCGCTTGTACGAACCAATGTCTAAAACTACTGTGccaatttaagtaaaattagtcaAAAGCTTGAGAAAGGACTCAGGCTTCATTTAGTCCGGGTTCAAGAAGTAGATCCCTCAAAACAGCTCTTTATATAGTTTACAATATACTCTTATGAAAGAAATTCATCACAACTTTGTGCTAGCCAACTTATGAGTAATAAACGATGGTGCACATTCCTTAGTTAAAAGTACGGACTGACCTATTTACTTTTGTTGTATCCAAGCATTTGCGCTTTGTCAGTACTGTGACAATTGCAGCCTTAAAGTCTCGTTTGTGGACACATTAACTCA from Helicoverpa armigera isolate CAAS_96S chromosome 2, ASM3070526v1, whole genome shotgun sequence includes these protein-coding regions:
- the LOC135118644 gene encoding uncharacterized protein LOC135118644; protein product: MKLIQIITTICLIFFEESNSVRLHKIFQFIDGFQAEHNLRGYLHVGNDYAIFLRLPKPHDKYLVYELYEARNVPEVDSYKPRMLAITKVPVEYMKAQLQMFRSELFKSKYEDDKIVPGTQVKTLREWQIDRALSFHDNGGQFHDKVPVLRTIL